One segment of Mycolicibacterium sp. YH-1 DNA contains the following:
- the gatA gene encoding Asp-tRNA(Asn)/Glu-tRNA(Gln) amidotransferase subunit GatA, with product MSELIRTDAATLAARIAAKEVSSTEVTQAHLDQIAATDDSYHAFLHVAGEQALAAAGRVDAALAAGEAPASPLAGVPLALKDVFTTTDMPTTAGSKILEGWRSPYDATVTARLRAAGIPILGKTNMDEFAMGSSTENSAYGPTRNPWNVERVPGGSGGGSAAALAAFQAPLAIGTDTGGSIRQPAALTATVGVKPTYGTVSRYGLIACASSLDQGGPCARTVLDTALLHQVIAGHDPRDSTSVDAPVPDVVAAARAGAGGDLKGVRVGVVKQLRSGEGYQPGVLSSFDAAVDQLTALGAEVVEVDCPHFDYSMAAYYLILPSEVSSNLARFDAMRFGLRVGDDGTHSAEEVMALTRDAGFGPEVKRRIMIGTYALSAGYYDAYYNQAQKVRTLIARDLDAAYERVDVLISPATPTTAFPLGEKVDDPLAMYLFDLCTLPLNLAGHCGMSVPSGLSQDDGLPVGLQIMAPALADDRLYRVGAAYEAARGALPTAL from the coding sequence ATGAGCGAGTTGATCCGCACCGACGCCGCGACGCTGGCGGCCCGGATAGCGGCCAAGGAGGTGTCCTCGACCGAGGTCACCCAGGCCCACCTGGACCAGATCGCCGCGACTGACGACAGCTACCACGCGTTCCTGCACGTCGCGGGCGAGCAGGCGCTGGCCGCGGCCGGCCGCGTCGACGCGGCGCTGGCCGCCGGGGAGGCACCCGCGTCGCCGCTGGCCGGAGTGCCGCTGGCGCTCAAGGACGTCTTCACCACGACCGACATGCCCACGACGGCCGGGTCGAAGATCCTGGAGGGCTGGCGTTCGCCGTACGACGCGACCGTCACGGCGCGGCTGCGCGCGGCGGGTATCCCGATCCTGGGCAAGACCAATATGGACGAGTTCGCGATGGGCAGCTCGACGGAGAACTCCGCCTACGGACCCACCCGCAACCCGTGGAACGTCGAGCGCGTCCCCGGCGGATCGGGCGGCGGCAGTGCGGCGGCCCTGGCGGCATTCCAGGCGCCACTGGCCATCGGCACGGACACCGGCGGCTCCATCCGTCAGCCTGCGGCTCTGACCGCGACGGTCGGCGTGAAACCCACCTACGGCACGGTGTCGCGGTACGGGCTGATCGCCTGCGCGTCATCACTGGACCAGGGTGGACCGTGCGCCCGCACGGTGCTCGACACGGCCCTGCTGCACCAGGTGATCGCGGGCCACGACCCGCGGGACTCGACATCGGTCGACGCCCCGGTGCCCGACGTCGTCGCCGCGGCGCGCGCCGGTGCCGGCGGTGACCTCAAGGGTGTCCGGGTCGGCGTGGTCAAGCAGCTGCGCAGCGGTGAGGGCTACCAGCCCGGTGTGCTGTCCTCGTTCGACGCGGCCGTTGACCAGCTCACCGCGCTGGGCGCCGAGGTGGTCGAGGTCGACTGCCCGCACTTCGACTACTCGATGGCCGCCTACTACCTGATCCTGCCCTCGGAGGTGTCCTCCAACCTGGCGCGGTTCGACGCGATGCGATTCGGTCTGCGTGTCGGCGACGACGGCACGCACAGCGCCGAAGAGGTGATGGCGCTGACGCGGGATGCCGGATTCGGTCCAGAAGTCAAGCGCCGCATCATGATTGGTACCTATGCGCTGTCGGCTGGGTACTACGACGCGTACTACAACCAGGCACAGAAGGTGCGCACGCTGATCGCGCGTGACCTTGACGCCGCCTACGAGCGCGTCGATGTCCTGATCTCACCCGCCACGCCCACCACGGCGTTCCCGTTGGGGGAGAAGGTCGACGATCCGCTGGCGATGTACCTCTTCGACCTGTGCACGTTGCCGCTGAACCTCGCCGGGCATTGCGGAATGTCGGTGCCGTCGGGGCTTTCGCAGGACGACGGGCTGCCTGTCGGACTTCAGATCATGGCCCCCGCGTTGGCCGATGATCGGCTCTACCGCGTGGGTGCGGCATACGAGGCGGCGCGAGGTGCGCTGCCGACGGCGCTGTAG
- the gatC gene encoding Asp-tRNA(Asn)/Glu-tRNA(Gln) amidotransferase subunit GatC: MSQISRDDIAHLARLARLSLTDGELTSFAGQLDAILAHVGQIQAVDVTGVEATDNPLSRRAEQQPGETSGIVNVTRPDTVEPSLTQDEALSGAPNAVDGRFAVPRILGEAE, encoded by the coding sequence GTGTCGCAGATATCCCGGGATGACATCGCCCACTTGGCGCGTCTTGCCCGGCTCTCCCTGACCGACGGCGAGCTGACTAGTTTCGCCGGCCAACTCGATGCCATCCTGGCCCACGTCGGCCAGATCCAGGCGGTGGACGTGACGGGCGTCGAGGCGACGGATAACCCGCTGTCCCGACGGGCAGAGCAGCAGCCCGGGGAGACCTCCGGGATCGTCAACGTCACGCGCCCCGACACCGTCGAACCGAGCCTGACCCAGGACGAGGCGCTATCGGGTGCCCCCAATGCGGTCGACGGTCGATTCGCGGTGCCGAGAATCCTGGGAGAGGCCGAATGA